From a single Nitrospirota bacterium genomic region:
- a CDS encoding L,D-transpeptidase family protein — MKGIVFFVLSGYLCLDLCFPFAVHATFEKADKVVVIKSKRLMMLMKECKIVRAYRVALGQQPVGHKTKSGDKKTPEGKYVLDSRKTDSKFHLAIHISYPNGADVANAEQLGAMPGGDIMIHGLPKKMQDVGELHRLTDWTDGCIAVTNKEMEEIWNLVPNGTPIEIKP; from the coding sequence TTGAAAGGGATCGTGTTCTTTGTCCTGTCAGGATATCTCTGTCTCGACCTGTGTTTTCCCTTTGCGGTACATGCCACGTTCGAGAAGGCAGACAAGGTTGTAGTGATCAAGAGCAAACGGCTCATGATGCTGATGAAAGAATGTAAGATTGTCAGGGCATACCGGGTTGCCCTGGGGCAGCAACCTGTCGGACATAAAACCAAGTCCGGAGACAAAAAAACTCCTGAGGGAAAATATGTTCTGGATTCAAGAAAAACAGACAGCAAATTCCATCTGGCGATACATATTTCGTATCCGAACGGTGCTGATGTGGCAAATGCCGAGCAGCTCGGCGCAATGCCGGGCGGAGACATCATGATACACGGTTTGCCCAAAAAAATGCAGGATGTCGGCGAATTGCACAGACTGACTGACTGGACTGACGGATGTATTGCAGTGACGAATAAGGAGATGGAGGAGATCTGGAACCTTGTCCCGAACGGTACCCCGATAGAAATAAA
- a CDS encoding DUF1318 domain-containing protein yields the protein MKRKITFLSGVLFFTLMACAVITVNIYFPEKDVKEAYKALEKELMGTDKKEGTTPAGKPESSIRFEFVSSAYAQEPGLSEKIAEIVKKMPDVVDAYGEMGARINAIDRLRGSGVVGEANNGLLVLREGTISPDDKKLVDMENADRTTVMKGMTKAIIRINRVPENEANMKQVMPQAVEQFAAIRRDAAKQGWWIQSPDGNWARK from the coding sequence ATGAAACGCAAGATAACGTTTCTTTCAGGAGTGCTTTTCTTCACGCTGATGGCATGCGCAGTCATTACGGTGAATATTTACTTCCCGGAGAAAGATGTCAAGGAAGCGTATAAGGCGCTTGAAAAAGAACTTATGGGAACAGACAAGAAAGAGGGAACAACACCGGCAGGCAAACCGGAAAGCTCCATACGTTTTGAATTCGTCAGTTCTGCGTATGCGCAGGAACCCGGCCTCTCCGAAAAGATAGCGGAAATCGTAAAAAAAATGCCGGACGTGGTTGATGCCTACGGGGAAATGGGTGCCAGAATCAATGCTATCGACCGGCTAAGAGGAAGCGGGGTTGTGGGTGAGGCAAACAACGGACTTCTGGTCCTCAGGGAAGGGACCATTTCGCCTGATGACAAAAAGCTCGTGGACATGGAGAATGCCGACAGAACGACGGTAATGAAGGGTATGACGAAAGCGATTATCAGAATCAACAGGGTGCCGGAAAATGAGGCGAATATGAAGCAGGTCATGCCTCAGGCAGTTGAGCAGTTTGCTGCGATCAGGCGTGATGCTGCCAAACAGGGGTGGTGGATTCAGAGTCCTGACGGGAACTGGGCCAGAAAATAA